The Pradoshia eiseniae genome includes a window with the following:
- a CDS encoding UvrD-helicase domain-containing protein yields MSDFYNNFDMKQVLSKLKSSTYIEKQLTAFYKEEVFQRAEYKSFKKRRPLLIKELYLLILKLGDLPTLQQFQDYYLSKHCIKNNNYFCEMTALMKGYRSLVRDLHFYFLLKESGLFDEVKVSYLFDLKGKTDILLSKGQKRLGLQLFSGGKHMKAMKQEKYRKNVGQNNFELIYFGTNYKGNRKFLTTASGATFILYSEDDVKIVYDLLENSKSIENLIDDEECEQFDDFVESVPLRKKSSPESPIKAKHSILEIGKKTVEEVDSLVDEWLKRGITYYYYEHNLPKNIVIVDGKNFERYEHLFNDKTQTNFNVEQYRIEHAMTDIDISVMAGAGSGKTYTLVSRALYLLNMGIVEHVYEIAMITFTNEAANNILESLRKRFLHMFKITSESRYLQYLDELREMKIMTIPAFAKFVLVEYGHQIGLGQDFKISQLIAKKNEFIDMEVHNTFTEKNIRDEDFKGIEFYQITEFIKEFSKKVEQKGVFAEDLISNVTKNPFEQLVVHTLVQVEKQLTSYKQERDVLGLSDLTRYLRLLIERNVSMESLGEKFKYLFVDEFQDTDILQIEFIANLAVKAGIYLLVVGDIKQGIYRFRGANVTAFDLLKKYLAGSNRSVQVAQLIKNYRTAADVLNNLEDIFDIWKKNGHLSESGRLIPTKAKSSAAKSYIECHKEVNADAIVRLFNEMSKRPRKDPKEVRVLAILVRTNAKVSSIYELLNETCEQQNISLQIVKDGTLFKSSAAKDMLALLYSWLYPDDKIALFELAQTAFCKPFTLPPIEMTQYYEMENIQFELPSTWYEASKQFKLAPGLVVLNEFIQNTPYAEHLFLQTGSKETVRQYTLNIEKILTLMANTVQNNQVDLYSLYNWLRIEVTTNAREDEADLNDADFGKDYIKVMTVHKSKGLEFDTVILPYVKDRFVYKSPRNCEIIVKAEADNNEIDAKNDKKIDSNKLDTSSIQYSWYYKPSDKFTNIAEHFEEMRQNEIPQLVQEETRNLYVALTRAKECLAIFDMKGFVKNCYEQNPSSWFHLIKGGRNDVVTECFDLCDCRSTI; encoded by the coding sequence ATGAGCGATTTTTATAATAATTTTGACATGAAGCAAGTTTTATCAAAACTCAAATCTTCAACTTACATAGAAAAACAATTAACAGCTTTTTATAAAGAAGAAGTGTTTCAGCGTGCAGAATATAAAAGCTTTAAAAAAAGAAGGCCGCTTTTAATAAAGGAGCTATATTTACTAATTTTGAAACTTGGTGATTTACCGACGTTGCAGCAGTTTCAAGATTATTATCTGTCAAAGCATTGCATAAAAAACAATAATTACTTTTGTGAAATGACGGCTTTGATGAAAGGTTATCGTTCATTAGTTAGAGATTTGCATTTTTATTTTTTATTAAAAGAAAGCGGATTATTTGATGAAGTGAAAGTTAGCTATTTATTTGACTTAAAAGGTAAAACGGACATTTTGCTTAGTAAGGGTCAAAAAAGGCTAGGGCTACAGCTATTCAGTGGTGGTAAACATATGAAGGCAATGAAGCAAGAAAAGTATAGAAAAAATGTTGGTCAAAATAATTTTGAGTTGATTTATTTTGGTACCAACTATAAGGGAAATCGAAAGTTTTTAACCACCGCATCTGGCGCAACGTTTATTTTATATAGTGAAGATGATGTGAAGATAGTATATGATTTGTTAGAAAATAGCAAATCGATTGAAAATTTAATTGATGATGAGGAATGCGAACAATTTGATGATTTTGTAGAGAGTGTTCCTCTAAGGAAGAAGTCATCGCCAGAAAGTCCTATAAAAGCCAAGCATTCTATTTTAGAAATCGGTAAGAAAACTGTAGAAGAGGTAGACTCTCTAGTAGATGAATGGCTTAAGCGTGGCATTACTTATTACTACTATGAACATAATTTGCCAAAGAATATTGTTATTGTGGATGGTAAAAACTTTGAACGGTATGAGCATTTATTTAATGATAAGACGCAAACAAACTTTAATGTAGAGCAATATAGAATAGAACATGCTATGACGGATATAGATATTTCAGTTATGGCAGGGGCTGGATCTGGAAAAACGTATACTCTAGTATCACGAGCACTTTATTTATTAAATATGGGGATTGTGGAACACGTCTATGAAATTGCAATGATTACATTTACAAATGAAGCGGCGAATAACATTTTAGAAAGCTTAAGGAAGCGTTTCTTACATATGTTTAAAATAACAAGTGAAAGCCGCTATTTGCAATACTTGGACGAACTAAGAGAGATGAAAATAATGACCATTCCAGCATTTGCGAAATTTGTATTGGTTGAATATGGCCATCAAATTGGCCTTGGGCAGGATTTTAAAATTTCACAGCTAATTGCTAAAAAGAATGAGTTCATTGATATGGAAGTTCATAACACATTTACTGAGAAAAACATAAGAGATGAAGATTTTAAAGGAATTGAGTTTTATCAAATTACAGAGTTTATAAAGGAATTCTCCAAAAAAGTCGAGCAAAAAGGTGTTTTTGCTGAAGACCTAATAAGCAATGTAACTAAAAACCCCTTTGAGCAATTAGTTGTTCATACGTTGGTACAAGTAGAGAAACAATTAACAAGTTACAAACAAGAGCGGGATGTTCTAGGGCTATCGGATTTAACAAGATATTTACGTCTACTAATTGAACGCAATGTTTCGATGGAGAGTTTAGGGGAAAAATTTAAATATTTATTTGTCGATGAGTTTCAGGATACGGATATTTTACAAATCGAATTTATTGCCAACCTGGCAGTTAAAGCTGGGATTTATTTGTTAGTTGTTGGAGATATTAAACAAGGAATCTATCGATTCCGTGGAGCAAATGTCACTGCATTTGACCTATTAAAAAAATATTTAGCTGGGTCCAACAGAAGTGTTCAGGTTGCACAATTAATTAAAAACTATCGTACTGCAGCTGATGTCTTAAATAACCTTGAGGATATTTTTGATATCTGGAAGAAAAACGGTCACCTTTCTGAAAGTGGAAGGCTTATTCCAACAAAGGCTAAAAGTTCGGCTGCTAAAAGTTATATTGAGTGCCATAAAGAAGTCAACGCAGATGCTATTGTTAGATTATTTAATGAAATGAGCAAACGTCCTCGTAAAGATCCGAAAGAGGTGCGTGTACTAGCTATTTTAGTACGTACGAATGCAAAAGTAAGTAGCATATACGAGCTTTTAAATGAGACATGTGAACAGCAAAATATTTCGTTACAAATTGTTAAGGACGGAACATTATTTAAGTCATCTGCAGCAAAAGATATGTTAGCTTTATTGTATTCTTGGTTATATCCTGATGATAAAATTGCACTTTTTGAGTTAGCGCAGACAGCGTTTTGTAAGCCTTTTACTTTACCACCGATAGAAATGACGCAATATTATGAAATGGAAAACATCCAATTTGAATTACCATCTACATGGTATGAGGCTAGCAAGCAGTTCAAGCTAGCACCAGGTCTAGTTGTATTAAATGAATTTATACAAAATACGCCGTATGCCGAACATCTATTTTTGCAAACAGGGAGTAAAGAGACGGTAAGGCAATATACTTTAAATATAGAAAAAATTTTAACGTTAATGGCAAACACAGTGCAAAATAACCAGGTTGATTTGTATTCACTTTATAATTGGTTAAGAATTGAGGTCACTACAAATGCGCGTGAGGATGAGGCAGATTTAAATGATGCAGATTTTGGAAAGGACTACATTAAAGTAATGACAGTCCATAAATCGAAGGGATTAGAATTTGATACTGTTATATTACCTTATGTAAAAGATCGATTTGTCTATAAATCACCTAGAAATTGTGAAATTATTGTCAAGGCTGAGGCTGATAACAATGAGATTGATGCTAAAAATGACAAAAAGATTGATTCAAATAAACTTGATACAAGTAGTATTCAATACAGCTGGTATTATAAGCCTTCGGATAAATTCACCAATATTGCGGAGCATTTTGAAGAAATGCGACAAAATGAGATTCCACAGCTAGTACAAGAAGAAACCCGAAATTTATATGTAGCTTTAACAAGGGCGAAAGAGTGTCTTGCCATTTTTGATATGAAAGGCTTTGTAAAAAATTGTTATGAGCAAAACCCATCATCATGGTTTCATTTAATTAAAGGAGGGCGAAATGATGTGGTCACAGAGTGTTTTGACTTATGCGACTGTCGATCAACTATTTGA
- a CDS encoding 3'-5' exonuclease — MVKVTLTPVQMDAVDSKGEHILVKGVPGSGKTTVLMMKLQNIIEKDTDSKILFITYNKTLQSYIKEYLQEELVGRGIRYDSTNIQISTYHSWARGILSKLGYDKPPEQKAIFDAFYKGLTGTHRFYNNEKYKKFLIEEFNWIKNKGIQSFKEYKEIKRTGRGTALQAADRQKVYEILEKWDACLKRKNRYSWSDYANVLNRHIKEANEKFHYDYIFIDEAQDLAEIQLITLRKSAHKGLVVAADLGQKIYKTDFTWKSVGINVLGGRTKVLNGAFRSTKEIMDLANSLLQHDSTLSEEDLYQEYDAEKSGMLPSVLEAKSFKFENNLVAEIIKEIQHQSKLDGWDPIIGVLVFEHYKLDNWRKSLYINKLPSEIIHEDKGSVLTPGIKVLTMHGAKGLEFDYVIITGLSEKFPYTKNLLDDEMKQNIDIYRRLLYVSMTRAKENVYLTYKGKPSIYIGELDKNLYEFYVV, encoded by the coding sequence ATGGTAAAAGTAACTTTAACCCCAGTACAGATGGACGCGGTAGACTCAAAAGGTGAGCATATTTTAGTGAAGGGTGTCCCTGGTAGTGGTAAAACGACTGTACTGATGATGAAGCTTCAAAATATTATTGAAAAAGATACCGATAGTAAAATTTTGTTTATTACATACAATAAGACATTACAAAGCTATATAAAAGAATATTTGCAAGAAGAATTAGTTGGAAGGGGTATTAGATATGATTCTACAAATATTCAAATATCAACGTATCATAGCTGGGCAAGAGGTATTTTATCGAAACTTGGTTATGATAAGCCACCTGAACAAAAGGCTATTTTTGATGCATTTTATAAAGGGTTAACCGGTACCCATCGTTTTTATAATAATGAAAAATACAAAAAGTTTTTAATCGAGGAATTCAATTGGATTAAAAATAAAGGAATTCAATCATTTAAAGAATATAAGGAAATTAAACGTACGGGTCGTGGTACAGCACTTCAAGCAGCCGATCGTCAAAAGGTGTATGAGATACTAGAGAAGTGGGATGCTTGCTTGAAACGTAAGAATAGATATAGTTGGTCAGACTATGCGAATGTATTAAATCGTCATATAAAAGAAGCAAATGAAAAGTTCCATTATGATTATATCTTCATTGATGAAGCCCAGGATCTCGCTGAGATTCAATTAATTACACTACGAAAATCTGCACATAAAGGGTTAGTCGTTGCAGCTGATTTAGGACAGAAAATTTATAAAACAGATTTCACTTGGAAGAGCGTCGGCATTAACGTGTTAGGTGGACGTACGAAAGTATTAAATGGTGCTTTCAGGAGTACGAAAGAAATTATGGATTTAGCAAATTCATTGTTACAACATGATTCCACTCTTTCGGAAGAAGATCTTTACCAAGAATACGATGCCGAAAAATCTGGAATGCTCCCTTCAGTTTTAGAAGCAAAATCATTTAAATTTGAAAATAACTTAGTAGCGGAAATAATTAAAGAAATTCAGCATCAATCAAAGTTAGATGGCTGGGATCCGATAATTGGTGTTTTAGTATTTGAACACTATAAGCTTGATAATTGGCGTAAGAGCTTGTACATAAATAAGCTGCCATCAGAAATTATTCATGAAGACAAGGGAAGTGTTTTAACACCTGGTATTAAAGTATTGACAATGCATGGTGCTAAAGGGTTGGAATTTGATTACGTTATTATTACTGGGTTAAGTGAAAAATTCCCCTATACTAAAAATCTGCTAGATGATGAAATGAAGCAAAATATTGATATTTATCGTCGATTATTGTACGTGTCGATGACGAGAGCGAAAGAAAACGTTTATCTAACATATAAAGGTAAACCTTCAATTTATATAGGTGAGCTTGACAAGAATTTATATGAGTTTTACGTAGTATAA
- a CDS encoding Sau3AI family type II restriction endonuclease, with protein sequence MVKFIDLMAGIGGMRLAFEQAGADCVFSSEIDEKNQKTYELNFGERPYGDICDINEYDIPDHDILITGLPAQAHSSIKNGKMIVKYGTLLYEITRILQAKQPRALLVETTGSLSHSHDKHINEMINVFKGLGYRTFHQLINAKGLVPQERNRVYIVGLKDAYNFEFPHIPEQGPALKTILEDYVDEKYTLSDKQWLHIQQRHRHPKLHARLADLNSITRPLLSDYIQNPNILIMSQNGRNPRRLTPRECARLQGFPDEFVIPVSDVVAYRQFGASSTVPVVRLIANEILRALKKDERLESCVKFTSEEQLLNYTKDIIGKSFKEIDKQNILQGNSKDKGRLGKVVETGFYGYQLNNRCEADFNELGIELKVSGFNKLRDGSWSAKERISLSMINYKKIIHEEFEFSRLISKNRKLLIIWYEYVKDAPYEDFIIRDFQLYDMSIDEPIIRNDFYSIKQMVVDGLAHELSEGQSVILGAATKGQKGQTAVQPNSPVPAPTRAFSLKNSFFRGVLRDHVQGIQREKRSIDFVTPEGFVWDKLKPYKGMSQMNILNQFIKRDKAKGIPKNVSKMVSDRVVGKDSELSIKHEVFSKSNFLIKNIPIREDNTPLEKATFSTLQISDFTSPWEDSEWKRFFEEVTFIYIAYIGLKDGQELKNGDRILDRIFKVTFSADEVEDFGKTYNMIKKAIDEKNIEFLPTASSDINGEYKLVIAPKGNAGGVYERFLEDKRETCFMLNKDFLYKKFNEAVTLY encoded by the coding sequence ATGGTAAAATTCATCGATTTGATGGCAGGTATAGGAGGAATGCGTCTAGCTTTTGAACAGGCCGGAGCAGATTGTGTTTTCTCAAGTGAGATTGATGAGAAAAATCAAAAAACCTATGAATTGAATTTTGGTGAACGTCCTTATGGTGATATCTGTGATATCAATGAATATGATATTCCTGATCACGACATATTGATTACAGGCCTTCCTGCTCAGGCGCATAGTTCAATCAAAAACGGAAAGATGATTGTAAAATATGGTACGTTATTATATGAAATAACTCGTATTCTTCAGGCAAAGCAACCCCGTGCATTATTGGTTGAAACAACCGGCTCACTCTCTCATTCACATGATAAGCACATCAATGAAATGATAAATGTATTTAAAGGTTTGGGATATCGTACTTTTCATCAACTAATAAATGCCAAAGGATTGGTGCCCCAAGAAAGAAACCGAGTATATATTGTTGGTTTAAAAGACGCGTATAACTTTGAATTTCCGCATATTCCTGAACAGGGGCCAGCTCTTAAAACTATCCTGGAAGATTATGTTGATGAGAAGTATACCCTATCTGATAAGCAGTGGCTCCATATTCAGCAAAGACATCGACATCCCAAGCTACATGCTAGGTTGGCAGATTTAAATTCTATTACTAGGCCCTTACTTTCCGATTATATCCAAAACCCCAATATACTGATAATGTCCCAAAATGGGAGAAATCCAAGGAGATTGACACCAAGGGAATGTGCTCGTTTACAAGGTTTTCCTGATGAATTTGTCATTCCAGTATCAGATGTTGTAGCATATCGTCAATTTGGAGCGAGTTCAACCGTGCCAGTTGTTAGATTGATTGCAAATGAAATACTCCGTGCATTAAAGAAAGATGAACGACTGGAATCTTGTGTCAAATTTACTTCAGAAGAACAATTGTTAAATTACACTAAAGATATTATTGGAAAAAGTTTTAAAGAAATAGACAAGCAAAATATACTTCAAGGAAATAGCAAGGATAAGGGGAGGTTGGGTAAAGTTGTTGAAACCGGGTTCTATGGTTATCAACTTAATAATCGCTGTGAAGCTGATTTCAATGAGTTGGGGATTGAATTAAAGGTATCCGGCTTTAATAAACTTCGAGATGGATCTTGGTCTGCGAAGGAGCGAATCTCCTTAAGCATGATTAACTACAAGAAGATAATACATGAAGAATTTGAATTTAGTAGGCTTATTTCCAAGAACAGAAAACTACTAATTATTTGGTATGAATATGTAAAAGATGCCCCGTATGAAGATTTTATTATCCGTGATTTTCAGTTGTATGATATGTCTATAGATGAACCAATTATACGAAACGATTTTTATTCAATAAAACAGATGGTTGTAGATGGCCTTGCCCACGAATTATCTGAGGGTCAGTCCGTAATTTTAGGAGCAGCTACCAAAGGTCAAAAAGGACAAACCGCGGTACAACCTAACTCTCCTGTTCCTGCTCCAACAAGAGCGTTTTCTCTAAAAAATTCTTTTTTTCGTGGTGTTTTAAGAGATCATGTGCAAGGGATACAGAGAGAAAAAAGGTCAATTGATTTTGTAACACCGGAAGGGTTTGTTTGGGATAAATTAAAGCCTTATAAAGGCATGAGTCAAATGAATATTCTAAATCAATTTATTAAAAGAGACAAAGCTAAAGGAATACCTAAAAATGTGAGTAAGATGGTGTCGGATAGGGTCGTTGGTAAGGATAGTGAACTTTCTATAAAACATGAAGTATTTAGTAAATCAAATTTCCTTATAAAAAACATCCCGATTAGGGAGGATAATACACCTCTTGAGAAAGCTACTTTTAGTACCTTGCAGATTTCAGATTTCACATCTCCATGGGAGGATTCTGAGTGGAAAAGATTTTTTGAAGAAGTAACTTTTATTTATATTGCATATATCGGGCTAAAGGATGGTCAGGAATTAAAGAATGGCGACAGAATATTAGATAGAATATTTAAAGTAACGTTTTCTGCTGATGAAGTAGAGGATTTCGGCAAAACATACAACATGATAAAAAAGGCCATTGATGAAAAAAATATCGAGTTTCTTCCTACAGCGTCTTCTGATATAAATGGTGAATATAAGCTTGTTATTGCCCCTAAAGGAAATGCTGGTGGTGTATATGAACGATTTCTTGAAGATAAGCGGGAAACGTGTTTTATGTTGAATAAAGATTTTCTCTATAAGAAATTTAATGAGGCTGTGACTTTGTACTAA